A single region of the Marinobacter salinus genome encodes:
- a CDS encoding pyrroloquinoline quinone-dependent dehydrogenase, whose product MIVNRLTATVVMLTLAGLFQATAQAQEETSDSSYYGDLRNVDQRMLTRAAGDGNNFLHTNGNYEQTRYYPASQINTENVDKLRPAWIFQTEVVASLETSPIVVNGIMYVTTSFNHVYALNARTGEEIWHYKHDMGPITTYCCGPNNRGVAVHGNKVFMGTLDAQLVALDARTGKQVWSTQIADPEFGYSETMAPSVVNGKVLIGTNGGEYGIRGFVKAFDTETGELLWTFNTTAEDSVGVWATHDATGRDMHRDIEAEKAALKELGDPYETLGGGVWQNPAVDLETNTVYFVVGNPSPDLDGSLRPGDNLYTDSLVAVNLDTGEYVCHFQYIPHDVWDLDSVSPPIITTVKDANGKDVKGILHGGKTGHVYVNKASDCSMIRFSEAMVPQEDMWTLPTADGARMLPGANGGVEWSPMAIDPTERLSYAINLHQPMTYTVRSTPYPEGKLWLGGSFDVIPDEQQWGNVTAVDYDTGKISWQVRTAQPMIGGVLATAGGLLFTGEGNGLFKAYDSKNGSELWRFQAGAGVNAPPSSYTVEGKQYIVVGAGGNAQLNYKRGNNIIAFTLAD is encoded by the coding sequence ATGATCGTTAACAGACTCACTGCAACCGTGGTAATGCTCACGCTTGCAGGCCTTTTTCAGGCAACTGCGCAGGCGCAGGAAGAAACCTCCGACAGTTCATACTACGGCGACCTTCGAAACGTCGACCAACGCATGCTTACTCGCGCCGCCGGCGACGGCAACAACTTCCTTCACACCAATGGCAATTACGAGCAGACCCGGTACTACCCGGCGAGCCAGATCAACACCGAAAACGTTGACAAGCTACGTCCGGCCTGGATATTCCAGACCGAAGTCGTGGCTTCGCTGGAAACCTCGCCCATCGTGGTCAATGGCATCATGTACGTGACCACTTCCTTTAACCATGTCTATGCGCTTAACGCACGGACCGGTGAGGAAATCTGGCACTACAAGCACGACATGGGGCCGATCACCACGTATTGCTGCGGCCCTAACAACCGCGGCGTAGCCGTCCATGGCAATAAGGTATTCATGGGCACGCTGGATGCACAACTTGTTGCACTTGATGCCAGAACCGGCAAACAGGTCTGGTCGACCCAGATCGCCGATCCGGAGTTTGGTTATTCCGAAACCATGGCGCCCTCCGTCGTGAACGGAAAAGTGCTGATCGGTACCAACGGCGGCGAATACGGCATTCGTGGCTTCGTTAAGGCTTTTGACACCGAAACCGGCGAGCTGCTCTGGACGTTCAATACGACTGCAGAAGACTCGGTTGGTGTATGGGCGACACACGACGCCACTGGCCGCGACATGCATCGCGATATCGAAGCGGAAAAGGCGGCCCTTAAAGAACTGGGCGACCCGTATGAGACGCTGGGTGGCGGCGTATGGCAGAACCCCGCGGTAGACCTTGAAACCAACACAGTCTACTTCGTGGTTGGCAACCCCTCCCCGGATCTGGACGGTTCCCTGCGTCCTGGCGACAACCTCTACACGGACAGCCTGGTCGCGGTGAATCTGGACACCGGCGAATATGTCTGTCACTTCCAGTACATCCCGCACGATGTCTGGGATCTGGACTCGGTATCACCGCCAATCATCACAACGGTGAAGGACGCCAACGGCAAGGATGTCAAAGGTATCCTGCACGGCGGAAAAACCGGTCACGTGTACGTTAATAAGGCGAGTGATTGCTCGATGATCCGATTCTCGGAGGCCATGGTTCCACAAGAGGATATGTGGACACTTCCGACAGCAGACGGTGCGCGTATGCTGCCCGGCGCCAACGGCGGCGTTGAATGGTCACCCATGGCGATCGACCCTACCGAGCGTCTGAGCTATGCGATCAACCTGCATCAGCCCATGACCTACACCGTACGCTCAACGCCTTATCCTGAGGGCAAGCTGTGGCTTGGCGGCTCCTTTGACGTCATCCCTGACGAACAGCAGTGGGGCAATGTCACTGCGGTAGATTACGACACCGGCAAGATCTCCTGGCAGGTCCGTACCGCCCAGCCGATGATCGGCGGCGTTCTGGCCACAGCCGGTGGGCTGCTGTTCACGGGTGAGGGCAATGGGCTGTTCAAGGCCTATGACTCAAAGAATGGCTCAGAACTGTGGCGCTTCCAGGCCGGCGCCGGTGTAAATGCGCCTCCTTCCAGCTACACAGTGGAAGGCAAGCAATACATTGTTGTGGGCGCTGGCGGTAACGCTCAGCTGAACTATAAGCGCGGCAACAACATCATTGCTTTTACGTTGGCCGACTGA
- a CDS encoding ankyrin repeat domain-containing protein: MNKRKLWLLVSALAVPMPAPGQPASLVCEALVQRLEQSAAALEGRHLNEALFQGAEVKCEAVVAEMLARGASVEARNRNGESALSVAAKRGAIDVASLLISAGADIHHRDLSGATPLLLAAEARRTRMVKYLLEAGADVNVQNKKGVTALAAAAFNGDSRMVSLLLDAGAEPDRPDESGKVALIYAAGKADTRIVSQLLAAGADADGVWGNDLTPLMWAAGHANDAPRLVAIETAGLLLEAGADISRVDNRGRDALMIAASRGHTRMARFLIDKGAKTARKDRSGKSAYDLATNDELRALLAR, encoded by the coding sequence ATGAATAAACGAAAACTGTGGTTGCTGGTTTCAGCTCTGGCCGTTCCCATGCCCGCGCCAGGCCAACCCGCCAGCCTCGTCTGCGAGGCCCTGGTTCAGAGATTGGAGCAATCCGCCGCTGCCCTTGAGGGGCGTCATTTGAATGAAGCCCTGTTTCAGGGGGCCGAGGTTAAATGCGAAGCGGTTGTCGCTGAGATGCTCGCCCGGGGCGCCTCGGTGGAGGCGCGCAATCGAAACGGGGAGTCAGCCCTTTCAGTCGCCGCGAAACGGGGGGCCATCGACGTGGCGTCCTTGCTGATTTCGGCAGGGGCCGACATTCATCACCGGGATCTTTCCGGCGCGACACCTCTTTTATTGGCCGCCGAGGCGCGCCGAACCCGGATGGTAAAATACCTGCTTGAGGCCGGCGCAGACGTGAACGTCCAAAACAAAAAGGGCGTGACAGCACTGGCTGCCGCTGCTTTTAACGGTGACTCGCGGATGGTCAGCCTGTTGCTTGATGCGGGCGCGGAACCGGACAGACCGGACGAAAGCGGAAAGGTGGCGCTGATCTATGCTGCGGGCAAGGCCGATACCCGGATTGTGTCGCAGCTGCTGGCGGCGGGCGCCGATGCAGATGGCGTCTGGGGCAACGATCTGACTCCTTTAATGTGGGCCGCAGGCCATGCCAATGATGCGCCGCGATTGGTGGCAATCGAAACCGCTGGCCTGCTGCTGGAGGCTGGAGCTGACATTTCACGCGTGGACAACCGGGGCCGCGACGCCCTGATGATTGCCGCAAGCCGGGGGCATACCCGGATGGCCCGTTTTCTTATCGACAAAGGGGCGAAAACGGCCAGGAAAGATCGATCCGGCAAAAGCGCCTATGACCTCGCCACCAATGATGAACTACGCGCGCTCCTGGCCCGGTAA
- a CDS encoding M14 family metallopeptidase, with amino-acid sequence MNTASAPYPIGTSGVPWGDVERAEWLSRQNRQRSYESEVLSAIERLRSRFDLEEYGCLDYGPDYYPLMAIRSRDWNDDLPVVLVTGGVHGYETSGVHGALQFVDQHAADYAGRVNLLVAPCVSPWAYERIHRWNPNAIDPNRSFHEGSPAEESAALMRLVAPVRDRALIHVDLHETTDTDETDFRPALAARDGKPFEPAGIPDGFYVVDDSENPQPDFQQALIKAVEQVTHIAPADDSGEIFGSPVVAQGVIEYPLTQWGLCAGITRAPYRTTTEVYPDSSRVTPEQCNAAQAAAVCAAIDYALAHQ; translated from the coding sequence ATGAACACGGCTTCCGCACCTTATCCAATCGGTACGTCCGGCGTTCCCTGGGGCGACGTGGAACGCGCCGAGTGGTTGTCACGACAGAACCGTCAACGCAGCTACGAGTCTGAGGTGTTGAGTGCGATCGAGCGCCTGCGCTCGCGCTTTGATTTGGAAGAGTATGGCTGTCTGGATTACGGCCCGGATTATTATCCGTTGATGGCGATTCGCAGCCGCGACTGGAATGACGATCTGCCGGTGGTGCTGGTAACGGGCGGGGTTCACGGTTACGAGACCAGCGGTGTTCATGGCGCGCTGCAGTTCGTTGATCAGCATGCGGCGGATTACGCGGGCCGCGTCAATCTTTTGGTCGCGCCCTGTGTCAGCCCCTGGGCATACGAGCGTATCCATCGCTGGAACCCGAACGCGATCGACCCGAACCGCTCGTTCCACGAGGGCAGTCCGGCTGAGGAGTCGGCCGCTCTTATGCGATTGGTGGCGCCTGTTCGTGATCGTGCGCTGATTCATGTCGATCTTCACGAAACCACCGATACCGACGAGACTGACTTTCGTCCGGCGCTGGCTGCTCGCGACGGAAAGCCGTTTGAGCCCGCGGGGATTCCCGATGGTTTCTACGTAGTCGATGACAGCGAGAACCCGCAGCCTGATTTCCAGCAGGCATTGATCAAGGCGGTGGAGCAGGTGACGCATATCGCACCGGCCGATGACAGCGGCGAGATATTCGGTTCACCGGTGGTGGCTCAGGGCGTCATCGAGTATCCGCTCACGCAGTGGGGTCTGTGCGCTGGTATTACCCGCGCTCCCTACCGGACCACTACCGAGGTTTATCCCGATAGCTCCCGTGTAACCCCCGAGCAATGCAATGCTGCGCAGGCTGCCGCGGTGTGTGCAGCGATCGACTATGCGCTGGCGCACCAGTAG
- a CDS encoding c-type cytochrome, giving the protein MKIAFVLLAALLATGAVHAEAEFDVEAAAGQCAACHGAEGVPSDPAIPIIHGQEFFYLYTQLKDYAAERRANDIMSPMAAQFERSQMKALAQYFSEKSWPMIQTEAQEGDAQLAQRAMSRGQCSACHGEWQGDSRIPRAAGQQPGYLEQTMKDLKNEVRLNAAAKISVMKKVEDEEIEALARYLGDL; this is encoded by the coding sequence ATGAAAATTGCTTTCGTTCTACTTGCGGCGCTCCTGGCAACAGGGGCTGTCCATGCAGAAGCAGAGTTTGATGTCGAGGCGGCAGCCGGCCAGTGTGCGGCCTGTCACGGTGCTGAAGGGGTGCCGTCAGATCCGGCAATCCCGATCATTCATGGCCAGGAGTTTTTCTACCTGTACACCCAGCTCAAGGATTACGCTGCAGAGCGACGCGCAAACGACATCATGAGCCCCATGGCTGCACAGTTTGAACGTAGCCAGATGAAGGCGCTGGCCCAGTATTTTTCAGAGAAGTCATGGCCCATGATTCAGACCGAGGCTCAGGAGGGTGATGCTCAATTGGCACAGCGAGCTATGTCCCGCGGCCAATGCAGTGCCTGTCACGGCGAATGGCAGGGCGATAGTCGGATTCCACGTGCAGCCGGACAACAGCCTGGCTACCTTGAGCAAACGATGAAGGATCTCAAGAACGAGGTTCGACTCAACGCGGCCGCCAAGATAAGCGTCATGAAAAAGGTTGAGGATGAAGAGATCGAAGCGCTTGCCCGTTATCTTGGCGATCTTTGA
- a CDS encoding PQQ-dependent catabolism-associated beta-propeller protein: MKCLARTFLVATILLSPPLAAKTGDAIVANERGNSLTILSPDAEVVREIPVCARPRGMHFSADRSEFFVACADDDMIAIYSTESRRLLRRIRGVSAPETFDLHPDGRRLIVSNEEDALATVYDVQTGELLAEYETGEEPEGVQVTPDGRLVFVASEAANLVHVIDLEADEVIADILVDTRPRRFALTPDGKELWVSAELAGMVNIIDVKTLKLVADIRFLPTGFRPDQVTPVDLRMTADGTRAYAALGRANHVAVIDVPNRKVIEYVLVGNRAWGLGLTADEKTLYVANGLSDDVTVIDTDSLKPLKTVPVGRVPYGVLVDDQ, from the coding sequence ATGAAGTGCCTGGCACGAACATTCCTGGTCGCTACCATCTTATTGAGCCCGCCACTCGCTGCCAAAACCGGGGACGCGATCGTTGCCAATGAACGCGGCAATAGCCTTACGATTCTGTCGCCTGATGCTGAAGTAGTAAGAGAAATTCCGGTTTGTGCCCGCCCGAGAGGTATGCATTTCAGCGCTGACCGGTCGGAGTTTTTCGTGGCCTGCGCCGACGATGACATGATCGCAATCTACAGTACGGAATCCCGCAGGCTCTTGCGCCGGATTCGAGGTGTCTCCGCTCCGGAAACCTTTGATCTTCACCCGGACGGCCGTCGCCTGATCGTCTCAAACGAAGAAGACGCTCTGGCAACCGTCTATGACGTCCAGACCGGCGAACTCCTGGCAGAATATGAAACGGGCGAAGAGCCGGAAGGTGTTCAGGTCACCCCCGATGGCCGCCTAGTTTTCGTCGCCTCGGAAGCCGCGAATCTTGTGCATGTCATCGACCTGGAAGCCGACGAAGTCATTGCTGACATACTGGTGGATACCCGGCCCCGGCGCTTTGCGCTTACGCCCGATGGCAAGGAGTTATGGGTGTCCGCTGAACTGGCAGGGATGGTGAACATTATCGATGTAAAGACGCTCAAGCTGGTTGCAGACATCCGCTTCCTCCCCACCGGGTTTCGGCCCGACCAGGTCACACCCGTGGATTTGCGCATGACCGCAGATGGAACCAGGGCCTATGCTGCGCTTGGACGTGCCAACCATGTAGCGGTCATCGATGTGCCCAATCGCAAGGTGATTGAGTACGTGCTGGTGGGAAACCGGGCCTGGGGTCTGGGCCTGACGGCTGACGAAAAAACCCTGTATGTGGCTAACGGCCTGTCGGACGACGTCACCGTCATCGACACTGACAGTCTCAAGCCCCTGAAAACGGTGCCGGTAGGGCGCGTACCTTATGGGGTTCTGGTCGATGATCAGTAG